GGTTGCTTTCTTTGATGACTCGCCGCAGGCTCTCCCGGGCGGCGGCGAGTTCGTCCTCGACGTCTCGGAGGCGTCGGCTGGCGGTGTGGGCTTCGGCGGCGCTGGCGTCGCGTTCGGCGACGAGCTGGCGGTTCACGGCCTGGAGGTCGCCGACGCGCCCGATGAGCTCGGCCCGGTCGGGCCCTTCGATCTCGGCGCCGAGTTGCAGGCGGAGGCGTCGGCGGAGCTTGTCGTGCTCGGCTCGAAGGCGGCGGATCTCCTCACGAGCGTTCGCGAGGTCGGCTCGAAGACCTGCGGGGGTGGTGGGGTAGCTGGTCGGAGCGGGCGAGGGTTTCGGCGCGCCGTTGTGGTCGGCTTGGCGCTGTCGGGCCGCTTCGATGTGTTCGCGGATCCCGTCGGCGCGGACGAGCCAGGTCGACACGCCGGCGGCTTTGGCGACCGAAACGAAGGTGACCGGCGCCCCGGCGGCGGCGAGGGCGTCGACGGCGGTCAGGGCCTGTCGGCGTTTGTCCTGGCTTACACGTTGCCGGGCTTTTCGTAGGACGGTGATGCGGGCCTGTCGGGTTGTGGCGGTCATCCGGTCTGTTGGGGTGTGGCGGCGATGACCGGGATCCGCCGGGCGGCGCGGGCACGTCGCAGGAGCCGGCTGGCTTCGTCGACTTCGGCGCGCTCGTCGGGGCCGAGTTCGGCCAGTCGCCGACGCATCTTTTCGGCTGCTCGCCCGAAGGCGTCGATCTCGGCGGTGAGGTTGGCGATCACGTAGTCGGCTGCGCTGATCGCCCGGGCGGTTTCGAGGTCGGCTCGGAGGCTGGCGACGTGATCTTCGAGGGCGGGGAGGTAGGAGGGGTCGGGGCGGTAGAAGCCGCAGCCGGCGCATTGGAAGCGGATGGGGCAGTGACCGCCGCCGGCTTTGACGTTGGACGGTTCGGTGCAGTTGCCGAACGGGACTGACACCGACGCCCGTTCGTAGGCGAGCGGGCTGGCGAAGGGGGACGGGTTGCCGTCGGCGTCGGTGGCCAGGGATCCGACACTGCGGATCGCTTGTTGCTTGCGGCGCAGGCTGACGTGGTAGTAGCCCATCGTGGTCTGGACGGACCGGTGGTCCATCAGCTCGCGCAGCACGTCGACGGGGACGCCGGCGTCGGCGTGACGTTGGGCGTAGGAGTGGCGCATGGCGTAGGGCACGATGAGGGTCGGGTCGAACGGGACGGGGATCCCGCCGGGGCCGAGCAGTTCGCCGTCGATCGTTCCGATGCGTTCCACCCAGAAGTGGAACGCCCGGGCGACGCAGGCCGGGCCGAGATGACCGAGGGCTTGGTGGGAGCGCAGCATCGGGGAAGGGAACAGCCATCCTCGGGTGGCGGTCGGGTCGCCGAGGTGGGCACGGCGGCGTTCCCAGGCCAGGATCGTCTCGGCTGTGGCGGCGGTGATCGGGAGGCGACGACGCATCCGGCCGGCTTTGTGGTTGTCGTAGATCAGGTTGTGGCAGCCGTCGATGAGCTCGACGCAACCGAGGCGGAGGCTGGTCACCTCGCCGGGGCGCCGCCCGGTGTCGCGCAACAACTGGTAGATCACCTGTTGCATGGCTTGGAGGTCGCCGGCGGCGACCGAGCCGGACCGCCCGGTGGGGCCGAGCAGGTCGAGGTGGGCGTCGAGTTGGCGGATCACCATGTCAGGCAGCGCTTTGCCGAGCTCATCCTCGTTGGGGTCCTCGGCGACACGGTGACGGCGTTTGGCCGGGCGGAACGGGTCGGGCACGTCGCGCATGAGCCCGCTGGTGCGGCCGTGCTCGATGAGCTCGCAGAACACGGCCAGCAACAGGTTGCGGTGCGCGGCAGAGTGGAGGGCGCCATCGTCGCGGCGGAGTTCGGACAGGGCGCCGACCACGATGGCGAAGTCGCCGGCGCCGAGGCGCGCCGGGTCGGTGCGGCCGGCGGCGACCAGCGCTTGGGACGCGGCCCGGCAGGCTCGTATCGCTTCTCGGAGCCTTTGCAGGTAAGGGCGGGTGGCCTGGGCCCAATCCTTGATCACGGCGCGCAACCAGCCCAGCTCTATGGTGGTGAAGTCGATCACCCCGAGGGTGGCCGGCCAGCGGCGTGATCCGTTGGACTGCAGACCCAACAGCCCGACCTGCCACACGTCACCGCTGTAAGGATCGGCTCCGGTGTGGAGGGCCCACGCCCGGTCCAGGTGGCCGACGAGGTCACGGAACAGTCCCCTGATGATCCCGTTGTATTGCTGGCCGCCGCGCTCGCAGACCGCTTCAGGATCGGCGTGTCGAACGGAGCGGGCGCCGGCGAGGCGGGACACCAGGATCCTGAGCTGGGTCGGGTCCAACGGCGGCGGGCGCCGGTCTCGGTGTTGAAGCGCGTAGAGCAACTCGAGGCGGGTCAGCTCGGCCAGCCCGCCCAAGCAGAACTGGTGCGCTCCAAGCCGCGGTTGGGCGGCCGCGATCCAGGCGGCTGTCTGTTCCGCCGACAGCGACCGGACGTCGCGATCGCGTCGAAGCCGGTTGGTGTGGAACGAGCACAGCCCCCGGCGGGTGATCCGCTCGCGACCGCATCCGAGCACCGCGCACGGCTCGAGGCGCCGCAGCGGGCGGGCCCGGGCGAGATAGGCCTCAAGTGGCTCGGTGCGGCGCCAGGCGCGCTCATGACGGAAGCACAACCCGTTGCTGTGGTGCTCGCCCTCGCACCCAAGCACCGAGCAGACCCCTGGCGTCAGCAGCCGCGGGACACGACGTCGAGGCGTTCGGTCAACGCCGTTGCCGGTCATGCCCGCCGCGGTCATCCACCGCCGGCAGCTGTCGCAACGACCGTCGTGACGGTGGGTCGCGGTCGGACAGCCCGGTGTGGTGCAGCCCCACGCCGCGGTGCGATCGCTGGCGAGGTCGCCGGTGAACAGCCACAGGTCCGGGTCCCACTCGCCCGGCCGCCATGCCACCTCGACGTTGGCCGCCAGCCACCCGAGCCACAAGGCGTCGGGATCGGGACTCGACGCATCGTCACCGGTGGGGATCAGATGCAGCGCCGAGGGGTTCATCGCCACTGCTCCCCGTCGGCCACCGCGTCGACGGCCCGACGGCGGTCAACGTCGCGGGCATGCAGGTAGACGGTGGTGGAGGCCAGCGACACGTGACCCAACAGCTGCTGGACGACATCAAGGGCGACCCCGGCCCGCACCCAGTTGGTCGCCGCCGTGTGACGCATCATGTGGGGCCGCACCGCGAACCCGCACTCGCGGGCCAGCCGGTCGAAGAACCCTTTCGCCGCCCGGTAGCCCATCGCCGCTCCGACGGGGGCGTGGTAGAGGTTCACGAACACCATGTCGCCGTCGTCGTCGCCGACCAAGCTGTCCCGCTCGAAGACGTAATCCGCGTACGCGGCCGTCACCGCGTCGGAGGCCGGGACCATCCGGGGGAACCGGGACTTGGCCAGCGCGCCGTTCGGGTTGGCCCGATGACGGACATGGACGTGAGGACCCACGACCGCGCACCCCAGACTGCGGGAATCGGCGAGCAGGTGCATGTCCTCGCGGCGCAACCCGAGCGCTTCGCCAATCCGAACGCCGGTGTCGTGCAGCAACACGACCAGGAACCGTTCCCGCGGTCGGCGACAGCAGCCGAACAGCGCCCGGCTCTGATCGGCGCTGAGCGCGTCGGGGAACGGCACCTCCGCTCTGGCCTTGAGCGCCCGGGCCCGCACGGCGCGGAACTGGCCGCCCTCGCCGGGATCGAACCCAGGTGGCGTGAACGACAGCCAGCGCGGCTCGCTCAACCTCTCGGCCACCGCCGCCTCGACCACCCCGCTCCGGGCGCCGAAGCGCAGCAGCTCGCACACCGCGGTGAGCACCGCGTTGACCGTCGAGCCCGAACGCAGCCGCCCGCCACGCCCAGGCGTGGTCTCCACCCAGCGCTTGAATCGGGACAACTCCACCAGGCTCACCGTCTGCCAGTCGGCCCCCTCGGCCTCGCACCAACCCAAGAACATCGCCACCCGCCCCGCGTAGGCGCGGATGGTGTGCGGCGAACGGGAAGCCCCGTGCAGGCAGAGCAGGAAGTCGCTCGCCGCGCGGTGAACGACGAGCTCGGCGTCGATCACCACCCACAACTCGGTCCCGTCCCCCGCTGACACCGCCCGCTCCGCCCGGAACGAGGACGCTCGCGCCTCCCGCTCCCGATCCTGCGTCCACCGTCGTTCATCAGCTGTCAACTCGATCCCTCCCCACGCGATGCGATCGCTTTGATCCGACTTCGACTTCCGAGGCTCAGTCCCAGTCCAACGGCAGACCCCTCCTCCAGCCGGCGTAGCCGGCGTAGCGGCGGCGAGCGGCGGTCGCGCTCATCGCGAGCCGCCCGGCGATCTGATCCCACGTGTAGTCCTGGTCCCGGGCGTCGGCCACCGCGTCGTAAAGGGCGTCATAGGCGGCGGCGCCCAGACTGACCAAAACCGACACGGTCGGTCCAGCGTCGCCAAGCCACATCGGTGCTCGCATGAGCACCAACGACACGGCCGCCGCCTCGATCACCGCCGCACTGCACTCGTCGGTGTAAGGGATCATGGCCCGGTCCCGGCGAGGATCGTTGAACTCCCAGGGGCGGTCCAGATCACCAACAGCAGCCATCGCGCCACCTTTCCCCCAGACCGGTCCGCTCACGACGCGAGGCCGGTGCAGCCCCAGCGACTGCCTCTTGAAGCATACGAACTTCAAGCGTCCCGGAGGTGGACCCCTCGCCGCGATAGGCAACAACCCATGCCCAGCACACAAGCCAGCCGACGCCAACACCAGATCATGGCCGACATCGCCAAGCTCGGGTTCTGCCTACCCGGCAGCCTCGTCACCCGGACCACTCGCTGCGGTAACCGCAGCTGTCGGTGTCACACCGATCCCGACAGCCTTCACGGCCCCTACCTGTCCTGGACACGAAAGGTCGACGCCAAAACGGTCACCCGGAACCTCAGCCCCGCCCAAGCCGAGCGCTATCAACCCTGGTTCGACAACGCCAAACGTCTCCGCGAACTGATCAGCGAGCTCGAAGCCCTCTCAACCCGGGCAGCCAACGAGACCGAAGGCTGGGACACGCCAACTGCGGCGTCGGCGCACCCACAACCGCACGCCGACGTCACCCTCGTGCCTCACCACTAGCAGATACTCCTCAGGAACGACCCGCCGTCATGCAGCCGCCTCGTGCCTCAAGGGGTGAGGGCCAGGGGAGATAACGCATGTGTGGCGAAGAACGTGCGGGGTCACCGCTTTCTCGGTTAGGGAAGGGCAGTGGCGTCGTGCTGTGGCGCTGTGGTTGGCCACGAGCAGTTCGACGGCGTCGACGCTGAGGTGTCGCCCGCGGCTGGTCGGGAAGAGAGGTGACGGCGCTTCGATGCCCGTCTCCTGACCCCACACGCGCAGCGCTTCGACGGTCTCGGCTGTCAGCGGAGTCGATC
This genomic window from Acidimicrobiales bacterium contains:
- a CDS encoding DUF6262 family protein — its product is MTATTRQARITVLRKARQRVSQDKRRQALTAVDALAAAGAPVTFVSVAKAAGVSTWLVRADGIREHIEAARQRQADHNGAPKPSPAPTSYPTTPAGLRADLANAREEIRRLRAEHDKLRRRLRLQLGAEIEGPDRAELIGRVGDLQAVNRQLVAERDASAAEAHTASRRLRDVEDELAAARESLRRVIKESNRQH
- a CDS encoding site-specific integrase; this translates as MNPSALHLIPTGDDASSPDPDALWLGWLAANVEVAWRPGEWDPDLWLFTGDLASDRTAAWGCTTPGCPTATHRHDGRCDSCRRWMTAAGMTGNGVDRTPRRRVPRLLTPGVCSVLGCEGEHHSNGLCFRHERAWRRTEPLEAYLARARPLRRLEPCAVLGCGRERITRRGLCSFHTNRLRRDRDVRSLSAEQTAAWIAAAQPRLGAHQFCLGGLAELTRLELLYALQHRDRRPPPLDPTQLRILVSRLAGARSVRHADPEAVCERGGQQYNGIIRGLFRDLVGHLDRAWALHTGADPYSGDVWQVGLLGLQSNGSRRWPATLGVIDFTTIELGWLRAVIKDWAQATRPYLQRLREAIRACRAASQALVAAGRTDPARLGAGDFAIVVGALSELRRDDGALHSAAHRNLLLAVFCELIEHGRTSGLMRDVPDPFRPAKRRHRVAEDPNEDELGKALPDMVIRQLDAHLDLLGPTGRSGSVAAGDLQAMQQVIYQLLRDTGRRPGEVTSLRLGCVELIDGCHNLIYDNHKAGRMRRRLPITAATAETILAWERRRAHLGDPTATRGWLFPSPMLRSHQALGHLGPACVARAFHFWVERIGTIDGELLGPGGIPVPFDPTLIVPYAMRHSYAQRHADAGVPVDVLRELMDHRSVQTTMGYYHVSLRRKQQAIRSVGSLATDADGNPSPFASPLAYERASVSVPFGNCTEPSNVKAGGGHCPIRFQCAGCGFYRPDPSYLPALEDHVASLRADLETARAISAADYVIANLTAEIDAFGRAAEKMRRRLAELGPDERAEVDEASRLLRRARAARRIPVIAATPQQTG
- a CDS encoding tyrosine-type recombinase/integrase, translated to MTADERRWTQDREREARASSFRAERAVSAGDGTELWVVIDAELVVHRAASDFLLCLHGASRSPHTIRAYAGRVAMFLGWCEAEGADWQTVSLVELSRFKRWVETTPGRGGRLRSGSTVNAVLTAVCELLRFGARSGVVEAAVAERLSEPRWLSFTPPGFDPGEGGQFRAVRARALKARAEVPFPDALSADQSRALFGCCRRPRERFLVVLLHDTGVRIGEALGLRREDMHLLADSRSLGCAVVGPHVHVRHRANPNGALAKSRFPRMVPASDAVTAAYADYVFERDSLVGDDDGDMVFVNLYHAPVGAAMGYRAAKGFFDRLARECGFAVRPHMMRHTAATNWVRAGVALDVVQQLLGHVSLASTTVYLHARDVDRRRAVDAVADGEQWR
- a CDS encoding DUF6788 family protein, yielding MPSTQASRRQHQIMADIAKLGFCLPGSLVTRTTRCGNRSCRCHTDPDSLHGPYLSWTRKVDAKTVTRNLSPAQAERYQPWFDNAKRLRELISELEALSTRAANETEGWDTPTAASAHPQPHADVTLVPHH